In candidate division TA06 bacterium, the DNA window GCCTTTGGCTTTTTTGTTCATCAGTATCCTCTGGGTCTTTCCCTGGCTTAAGAAAAATTCCATCTCCTGCCCCTGGGCCAGATTTTTCCCGGTATTATTTTCCTTCTGCCGCCGGTGATATTGGCACCACACCCGGCCCCAGGCATGAACGTAAGACAGCTGGCCCTGAATGAAATCGGCCTTCAGGCTGTCGCAGACGATGATGTCGGTATCGGGATCGGCTTCCGCAAACTGGCGGACCACGGCCGAGTCCCGCACCCAAGCCCGGCGCAAAGTGTCGCCCTTCAGGTCCAGCTCCATCAGCCGGCCGCTGATGATGGCGTCCCGGCGCCAGACTAAAGGGTCCTGTTCCAGCATCATCCGTCCCGCAGTCTTGAAGTAGGTCATCTTGCCGCAGGCTGCCCACAGGCTGTCCTGGGCGAATCTGACCTCTCCCGTGGCCACCGCCAGACTGCCGGTCTGGAAGACCTCCATTTTTTTAGAGGTAATCACGCTTTTTTTATCGCGGTTCTTTTTATCATAGGATTCCATTCTGGCCTGGCCGGTAACGAACCCGTAGCCCTGGTCGTGCCAGTATTCCCCGTATTTGCCGTACAGCTTGTTGTTTTGAGAGGAATCTATCATCTCCACGTTTCCGTAGGCGTAGCTTTTGGCCAGGGGCCGGGAATAAGCCAGGGAGTCGGCCGTCAGGTCCCAGCCGACGTCGTTGAGCCGGGGCCGCCCGAAGATGCTGGCCCGGCCGGTGGGCTTGATATAATCGGCCCTGTGGCCGGTGATCTTGACCGTCCTATCGTAGATGGTGACCTTCCCCCAGACCGAGGCCTTTTGGGTCAGGGTGGAGATGCGGGCGGTGTCTCCTTTAAGCACCGTGGAACCGTGGATGATCTCCACCTGCCCGTAGAGCCAGGTGATCTTGTCCTTGCCCGACTGCTGGATCTTCATGTTGTCGGCCGAAAGGACGTAGGGCTGGGTGGCGTCGGCCACGGGCTTGGGGGCCGCCCCCAGTCCGGCCCAAAGCAGCAGCGCCCAGAAACTCATCGGATCCCCTCCAGACCGGTCAAAAGTTCTTTCTTGCCCCGGACGTTGCGCTTAATCTCGATCTCCTTCAGGTCGGGGCTGGCCGTCATGCCCTCGCCCTCCAGCCAATCGCCGTCCTTCTCCAGCCGGACCTTGGACTCGGTGGTGAAGCGCCGGTCTTTGTTGCTCCAGTCCAGAGAGTTCGTCAAAAGTCTCAGGCCGTCGTTGGTGGTCAACACGACATTCTGGCGGGTCTCCATGTTCCGGGTCTCGGTATTGATCTTCCCGGAATCGGCGGTCATGGTGGCGCTGATGGAATCGCCAGCCTTGCGGTAAAAATCAATTTTGAGCTTGAACATCTCCACCAGATGCTGGTCGTTGAAGGTATTGGCCTGTTCGGCCACCAGCACCCAGGACCGCTTTCCGGCCTGGGTCTCGGTCAGCTTAAAGCCCTGAATGGTCTGGGAGGGCGGAAAGTCCGGCTCAACGGCCGGCTGGGAGGCCTGCTCCTTCTTGCACCCGGTCAAGAGCATCAGGATGATGGCAATATATACGTATGTTCTTTTCATCATTTTAAAGTCCAAAGCTTACAGCTTAAAGCTGATAGCTTTAAGCTTGTGGTTTCTCTATCCAGCGCAGGTGCATCCAGACCCACTGGCTTACGTCCTGCTTGATCAGTTCTTCGATGGCCGTGGTCTGTCTCTGGACGTCTTCCCTGAGCCGGGCTTCCTTGTCGGTTAACTCGGACTGGGGCAGGGGCGGTTTGATATACAGGTGATGGATGCCGTCTTTGTCTCGCTGAATGGCCATCGGAATCACCGCCGAGCCGGCCCGGGCCGCCAGGGCCGCCGCCCCGGTGGGGGTTTTGGCCTGGTGCTCGAAAAATTCAACATTGACGCTGGAGACCCGGGTGTCCTGGTCTATCAGGATCCCCAGGGCATGGCCGGAATGCAGGGCCTTTAAGGCCTCCTTGGCCCCGGTGTCCCGGTCTATCGCCTGGATCCCCTGTCCGCTGCGCATATTCAGCACGATGCCGTCCATCCGGGGATCATACATCCGCTTGCCGATCACGCTGATCTTGTACCCGTGCCGGGAGAACCAGACCGGCATAAGCTCCCAGCAGCCGATGTGCCCGGTGACGGCCACCAGGCCCTTGCCCGACTGGTAGACCCGGTCGAAATGTTCCAGCCCGTGGAG includes these proteins:
- the lptC gene encoding LPS export ABC transporter periplasmic protein LptC; this translates as MMKRTYVYIAIILMLLTGCKKEQASQPAVEPDFPPSQTIQGFKLTETQAGKRSWVLVAEQANTFNDQHLVEMFKLKIDFYRKAGDSISATMTADSGKINTETRNMETRQNVVLTTNDGLRLLTNSLDWSNKDRRFTTESKVRLEKDGDWLEGEGMTASPDLKEIEIKRNVRGKKELLTGLEGIR
- a CDS encoding lysophospholipid acyltransferase family protein, translating into MNKTIRRQLKYLLVRLLLKTFLVLPRSFCLWLARALAPAAWHLMPRERDKVLFNLRLIFPEQKDHKALGLEIYRNLALNAVDAIKISGLPLEELDRLVALHGLEHFDRVYQSGKGLVAVTGHIGCWELMPVWFSRHGYKISVIGKRMYDPRMDGIVLNMRSGQGIQAIDRDTGAKEALKALHSGHALGILIDQDTRVSSVNVEFFEHQAKTPTGAAALAARAGSAVIPMAIQRDKDGIHHLYIKPPLPQSELTDKEARLREDVQRQTTAIEELIKQDVSQWVWMHLRWIEKPQA